From the Primulina tabacum isolate GXHZ01 chromosome 15, ASM2559414v2, whole genome shotgun sequence genome, one window contains:
- the LOC142528087 gene encoding uncharacterized protein LOC142528087, producing MIDQFINFVIRPPRAEYNPDQYLWEKDFTLGGRKYIREDLELTNERGHILRCSHYVPSQVPEDVPLPCVIYCHGNSGCRADANEAAVVLLPSNITVFTLDFSGSGLSDGDYVSLGWHEKNDLKVVISYLRSNEKVSRIGLWGRSMGAVTSLLYGAEDPSIAGMVLDSAFSNLFNLMMELADVYKIRLPKFTVKVGIQYMRRIIQRKAKFDIMRLDCVQVAPKTFIPALFGHAKDDKFIQPRHSDIIFKSYVGDKNIIKFEGDHNSSRPQFYYDSVSIFFFNVLHPPRLPSMNSTKIEKYYDLGDLKVNSGMDEDLLYEIIAGIRNVSADTASSSSAPPRNVSSIKSVGDLLLDITPVADDGLAMEDADIHGIDELPVQDKPNGQNEECCSYTSSNRESWGRCSSLGSDVPSMDCTSASSYNQKTIKVLATPFRDSQRSSLSSPKDDCKKKNKASSLDTKKAKRDRFEKLEALSQRLRLCILKKVNHRRHCSS from the exons GGCTGAATATAACCCAGATCAGTATCTCTGGGAAAAGGATTTTACTCTTGGAGGAAGAAAATACATAAGAGAAGACCTGGAG CTTACGAACGAAAGAGGCCATATCTTGAGGTGTAGTCACTATGTCCCTTCACAGGTTCCTGAGGATGTTCCCCTTCCCTGTGTTATTTACTGCCATGGAAACAG TGGCTGTCGAGCAGATGCAAATGAGGCAGCTGTGGTTCTTCTGCCTTCAAATATTACTGTATTCACTCTTGATTTTTCAGGATCTGGCTTATCTGATGGGGATTATGTCAGTCTTGGTTGGCATGAG aaaaatgacCTGAAGGTTGTGATATCATATCTGAGGAGTAACGAGAAAGTATCTCGAATAGGTCTTTGGGGGAGGTCAATGGGTGCTGTGACAAG CCTTCTTTATGGAGCCGAAGATCCTTCTATTGCTGGAATGGTGTTAGACAGTGCCTTCTCTAACTTGTTTAATCTTATGATGGAACTTGCAGACGTGTACAAAATTCGGCTTCCAAAGTTTACA GTTAAGGTGGGTATCCAGTACATGCGAAGAATAATTCAGAGGAAGGCCAAGTTTGATATCATGCGGCTTGATTGTGTACAG gttgcaccAAAGACATTTATTCCTGCTTTGTTTGGGCATGCAAAAGATGATAAATTTATCCAGCCTCGGCATTCAGATATTATTTTTAAGTCATATGTG ggtgataaaaatattatcaagTTTGAAGGTGATCACAACTCATCCCGACCACAGTTTTATTACGATTCTGtatcaattttcttcttcaatgtcCTACATCCTCCTCGGCTTCCATCTATGAATTCGACGAAGattgaaaaatattatgatCTAGGAGATCTGAAGGTTAACTCTGGTATGGATGAG GATCTGTTGTATGAGATAATTGCTGGGATTCGAAATGTCAGTGCTGATACAGCGAGTTCTTCTTCCGCTCCTCCACGAAATGTTTCATCAATCAAGTCTGTGGGGGACCTCCTTTTGGACATTACGCCAGTTGCTGAT GATGGCCTGGCTATGGAAGATGCAGATATTCACGGCATTGATGAATTGCCTGTACAG GACAAACCAAATGGCCAAAATGAAGAGTGTTGCTCATATACAAGCTCAAACAGAGAAAGTTGGGGACGGTGCTCGTCTCTTGGCAGTGACGTACCTTCTATGGATTGTACTAGTGCCAGTAGCTACAATCAG AAAACCATAAAGGTGCTTGCAACCCCTTTTCGAGATTCTCAACGAAGTTCTTTAAGCTCACCAAAGGATGACTGCAAGAAGAAGAATAAAGCTTCCTCCCTGGACACTAAGAAGGCCAAACGGGACAGGTTTGAGAAGTTAGAAGCTCTGAGCCAGCGATTACGTCTCTGCATCCTCAAGAAAGTTAATCATAGGAGACATTGCTCGTCATGA
- the LOC142528086 gene encoding putative E3 ubiquitin-protein ligase EDA40 → MGGGGGCASWTFKKAAKKILVQACGSFCQSPQSHVLDASVSPNRFCDSPDYAIPPGNQKRNFSCKKVSSQISEQGDSSTSPSSNKNLCAICLDPLNYSSDNSPGKAIFTAQCSHAFHFACIASNVRHGSVTCPICRSQWTQLPRNLNTRHSIHHTKTDPVLRIIDDSIANSRVHRRSFLRSAQYDDDDPVEPDHTSDQPRLHLSLSTASLVPPSFNPCSCQDSGTSSCHYCGIPSNHVSGSSSMASSPLAAHLFPSAGAETPPFLYSPNNGAYLRVRSSHQPAADLVLVTSPNGPHLRLMKQSMALVVSSLRPIDRLAIVTYSSAASRVFPLRRMTSYGKRTALLVIDRLFYTGQADPMEGLKKGVKILRDRVHKNPRSCILHLADTPSRSYHQFDMEIPVRVFHVGFGFGASNGFVMHEFEDFLARTLGGAIRDIQLRIGESSRIFSLGELRGGEERNLPLYLGESGHVSVEYSYIDGGEEGECVRRGEIVVRLEDKRENEDEHVPVEGRISSAESWDYHDPFMARRWAKHLHGYRL, encoded by the exons ATGGGCGGAGGAGGTGGCTGCGCGTCGTGGACATTCAAGAAAGCGGCCAAGAAAATCTTGGTGCAGGCGTGTGGTTCTTTCTGCCAGAGCCCACAATCTCATGTTCTTGATGCATCTGTTTCCCCCAAT CGATTTTGTGATTCGCCCGATTATGCTATCCCACCGGGGAATCAAAAGAGGAACTTTTCTTGCAAGAAGGTCTCCTCACAGATCTCGGAGCAGGGTGATTCAAGCACAAGCCCTTCTTCTAACAAG aacttgtgcgCAATATGTCTCGATCCCTTGAATTACAGCTCAGATAACAGCCCTGGGAAGGCGATATTCACAGCTCAATGCTCCCATGCATTCCATTTTGCTTGCATTGCTTCCAATGTACGGCACGGTAGTGTCACCTGCCCCATTTGTCGTTCTCAATGGACACAGCTACCGCGCAACCTTAATACCCGGCATTCCATCCATCACACTAAGACTGACCCAGTTTTACGAATCATCGACGACTCCATAGCCAATTCTCGGGTTCACAGGCGATCCTTTCTGCGATCTGCACAGTACGATGACGACGATCCAGTCGAGCCTGACCACACAAGCGATCAACCCCGTCTTCATCTCTCTCTTTCGACTGCCTCTTTGGTTCCACCAAGCTTCAATCCGTGCTCATGTCAAGATTCTGGAACCAGTTCTTGCCACTATTGTGGGATTCCGTCCAATCATGTATCTGGGTCATCATCAATGGCAAGTTCACCTCTTGCTGCACATCTTTTTCCCTCAGCTGGGGCAGAAACTCCTCCGTTTTTGTACTCCCCAAACAATGGAGCTTATCTTCGTGTGAGATCATCGCATCAGCCTGCAGCTGACTTGGTCTTAGTGACGAGCCCAAATGGGCCACATCTGAGGCTTATGAAGCAATCCATGGCATTGGTTGTTTCCTCGTTACGTCCTATTGACCGTTTAGCCATTGTCACTTACTCTTCTGCAGCATCAAGAGTCTTTCCTCTTAGGCGCATGACTTCTTATGGTAAACGAACTGCATTACTAGTCATTGATCGTTTGTTCTATACGGGGCAAGCAGATCCAATGGAAGGGCTCAAGAAAGGAGTGAAGATACTTAGAGACCGTGTCCACAAGAACCCACGATCTTGTATTCTGCACCTAGCAGACACTCCATCGAGATCCTACCACCAGTTTGACATGGAAATCCCTGTGAGAGTATTCCACGTGGGTTTCGGCTTTGGTGCCTCAAATGGCTTCGTCATGCACGAATTTGAGGATTTTCTTGCAAGAACATTGGGAGGCGCAATCAGAGATATCCAGTTGAGGATCGGGGAAAGCTCAAGGATTTTTAGCCTTGGAGAGCTGAGAGGTGGTGAAGAGAGGAATCTTCCTTTGTATCTGGGCGAATCAGGACATGTGAGCGTGGAATATAGCTACATAGATGGTGGAGAAGAAGGCGAATGTGTGAGAAGGGGTGAAATCGTCGTGCGTTTGGAAGATAAAAGAGAGAATGAAGATGAACATGTCCCCGTAGAAGGAAGGATCAGCAGTGCAGAGAGTTGGGATTACCATGATCCTTTCATGGCTAGAAGATGGGCGAAGCATTTGCATGGCTATAGactataa